In Alkalihalobacillus sp. FSL W8-0930, a single window of DNA contains:
- the folB gene encoding dihydroneopterin aldolase, with the protein MDKIRLNRMKFYGYHGVFAEEQKLGQRFQVDLTLELDLSEAASTDDLTKSIDYGDVYARVQKIIEGEPKQLLEAVADSITKELFSAYPILNQCTVVLIKPDPPIPGHYDSVSIEMTRVRAGNA; encoded by the coding sequence ATGGACAAAATTCGGTTAAACAGAATGAAATTTTATGGGTATCATGGGGTCTTTGCTGAAGAGCAAAAGCTAGGTCAACGTTTTCAGGTCGATTTAACACTTGAGCTTGATTTATCAGAGGCCGCATCCACAGATGACCTAACTAAGTCAATTGATTATGGGGACGTTTATGCAAGAGTTCAGAAAATCATAGAGGGGGAACCCAAGCAGCTCCTAGAAGCTGTGGCAGACTCCATCACAAAAGAATTGTTTTCTGCATATCCCATTTTAAATCAATGTACAGTCGTATTGATTAAGCCAGACCCTCCAATACCAGGCCACTACGACTCTGTATCAATAGAGATGACAAGGGTTAGAGCAGGTAATGCCTAA
- the folK gene encoding 2-amino-4-hydroxy-6-hydroxymethyldihydropteridine diphosphokinase yields MPNVYISLGSNMESRIGYLEKAISKLRLMKDSEVTAVSSIYETDPVGYVDQPSFLNLVVCLNTTLSPIELLAETQQIENQLGRKREIRWGPRTIDLDILLYDQENMKMESLTLPHPRMWQRSFVIIPLLELAPDLSFDLQGVTLKEVYNQLQDKEGVRMWKP; encoded by the coding sequence ATGCCTAACGTATATATATCGCTTGGCTCAAATATGGAGAGTCGAATTGGTTATTTAGAGAAAGCGATAAGTAAGCTGCGATTAATGAAGGATAGTGAAGTGACAGCTGTCTCTTCCATCTATGAGACGGATCCCGTTGGGTATGTCGATCAGCCGTCCTTCTTAAATCTAGTTGTCTGTTTGAACACGACCCTGTCGCCGATTGAGCTTTTAGCAGAAACGCAACAAATCGAGAATCAGTTGGGGAGAAAGCGCGAAATTAGATGGGGACCAAGAACAATAGACCTTGACATTCTTCTATATGATCAAGAAAATATGAAGATGGAGAGTCTAACCCTTCCACACCCAAGAATGTGGCAACGTTCATTTGTTATTATCCCATTACTTGAGCTTGCTCCCGATTTGAGCTTTGACTTACAGGGAGTGACTCTAAAAGAAGTGTATAATCAACTACAGGACAAAGAGGGTGTACGAATGTGGAAACCTTAA
- a CDS encoding helix-turn-helix transcriptional regulator — METLNWGRRIRAFRKLKGYTQESFAKEIGVSVSVLGEIERDTRSPDEQLIGHIASILGISIEELRP; from the coding sequence GTGGAAACCTTAAACTGGGGCAGGCGTATTCGTGCATTTCGTAAATTGAAGGGGTACACTCAAGAAAGCTTTGCTAAAGAAATTGGGGTATCCGTTTCTGTGTTAGGCGAAATAGAACGTGATACACGCAGCCCGGATGAACAGTTGATTGGTCACATTGCATCTATATTAGGTATATCAATTGAAGAATTACGCCCTTAA
- the lysS gene encoding lysine--tRNA ligase, with translation MSEELELHDLLAVRRDKLKQLEEQGIDAFGHKFERTHSSVQMTEEFDEFSKDELSEKDAPAVLAGRVMTKRGKGKAGFAHIQDLTGQIQIYVRKDAIGEDQYALFNSLDIGDIVGVSGTAFKTNVGELSLKVTDLKLLSKSLRPLPDKFHGLKDVEQRYRQRYVDLIVTPDVRDTFIVRSRILQSMRRYLDDQGYLEVETPMMHSIAGGASAKPFITHHNTLDMTLYMRIAIELHLKRLIVGGLEKVYEIGRVFRNEGVSTRHNPEFTMIELYEAYADYKDIMALTENLVAHIAKEVLGSTVIQYGDYEVDLTPEWRRVHMVDAIKEQTGVDFWKQMTDEEARELAKEHNVPVKETMSYGHVVNEFFEHFVEETLIQPTFIYGHPLAISPLAKKNPEDERFTDRFELFIVGREHANAFTELNDPIDQRARFEQQLVEREQGDDEAHMMDDDFIEALEYGMPPTGGLGIGIDRLVMLLTNSPSIRDVLLFPQMRNKE, from the coding sequence ATGAGTGAAGAACTAGAATTGCATGATTTGTTAGCAGTACGACGTGACAAATTAAAGCAGCTTGAAGAGCAAGGAATTGATGCGTTCGGACATAAATTTGAACGTACGCACTCCTCAGTACAAATGACGGAGGAGTTTGATGAGTTCTCTAAGGATGAGCTCAGTGAAAAAGATGCACCAGCTGTTTTAGCTGGTCGTGTAATGACTAAGCGCGGTAAAGGGAAAGCGGGATTTGCTCATATTCAGGACTTAACTGGACAAATCCAAATCTATGTTCGTAAAGATGCTATAGGAGAAGACCAATATGCATTATTTAACTCACTTGATATTGGGGACATCGTTGGTGTGTCAGGTACAGCGTTTAAAACAAATGTAGGAGAACTATCATTAAAAGTAACCGATTTGAAGCTTTTAAGTAAGTCGCTACGTCCACTACCTGATAAATTCCACGGATTAAAAGATGTTGAACAACGCTACCGTCAGCGCTATGTTGATTTGATCGTAACGCCTGATGTGCGTGATACATTTATTGTACGCAGCCGTATCCTACAATCGATGCGCAGATATTTAGATGATCAAGGATATTTAGAAGTAGAAACACCGATGATGCACTCAATAGCTGGAGGAGCATCAGCTAAACCATTTATTACTCACCATAATACACTTGATATGACTCTCTACATGCGTATTGCGATTGAATTGCACCTTAAGAGACTTATTGTCGGTGGACTCGAGAAAGTATACGAAATTGGTCGTGTCTTCAGAAATGAAGGGGTATCAACACGTCATAACCCTGAATTTACAATGATTGAATTGTATGAAGCATATGCAGATTATAAAGACATCATGGCCTTAACAGAAAATCTCGTTGCTCATATTGCAAAAGAAGTATTAGGTTCAACGGTTATTCAATATGGTGATTACGAGGTAGACCTTACTCCTGAATGGAGAAGAGTTCATATGGTAGATGCTATTAAAGAACAAACAGGTGTAGACTTCTGGAAGCAAATGACGGACGAAGAGGCTCGTGAACTTGCTAAAGAGCACAACGTTCCTGTTAAAGAAACGATGAGCTATGGTCATGTGGTTAACGAATTCTTTGAACACTTTGTCGAAGAAACATTGATTCAACCGACGTTTATTTATGGACATCCTCTGGCTATTTCTCCATTGGCTAAGAAAAATCCAGAAGACGAGAGATTCACAGACCGCTTTGAGTTATTTATCGTTGGGCGTGAACACGCAAATGCGTTTACCGAATTAAATGATCCAATCGATCAACGTGCACGATTTGAACAACAATTAGTTGAACGTGAGCAGGGTGACGATGAAGCACACATGATGGATGATGACTTTATTGAAGCTCTTGAATATGGTATGCCTCCTACAGGTGGTCTAGGAATTGGTATTGACCGTCTTGTAATGCTACTTACGAATTCTCCTTCTATTCGTGATGTTCTTCTCTTCCCTCAAATGAGAAACAAAGAGTAG